One genomic window of Misgurnus anguillicaudatus chromosome 12, ASM2758022v2, whole genome shotgun sequence includes the following:
- the lrrtm4l1 gene encoding leucine rich repeat transmembrane neuronal 4 like 1 isoform X1, which produces MGSVVCDKRLAGLIFLQASSLLLLGSGERMCPYSCSCEGKIVHCESAAFQDVPENISISCQGLSLRYNDLHTMLPYQFAHLNQLLWLYLDHNQIAFVDSRAFQGLRRLKELILSSNRISQLHNITFHGAPNLRSLDLSYNKLQELQPGQFFGLRKLQNLHLRSNGLTTIPVRAFLECRSLEFLDLGYNRLRIVTRTAFLGLSRLMELHLEHNQFSRINFFLFPRLVNLRALYLQWNRIRAVNQGLPWSWYTLQKLDVSGNEIQTLDPVVFQCLPNLQVLNLESNKLANVSQQVVAAWISLTTISLAGNMWDCGPGICPLVIWLKNFRGTKDTSIICSSPKQLQGEKVMEATKNYIDCDDYEITAQSPLYLHTFEPNFELTYEPDEPTMDPSTSPPPLPSPASEAPILPQLPTFPSRKNTHPRDPHWTSSSSNSLLVTPAPDQDVSFHKVVMGGVGLFLCVSLVLSVIYISWKRYPGATRLLQQSSVVGRKRRKKSQEPEQNLSSQLQEYYMSYNPAATPEAMEVLGNGTGTCTCTISGSRDCENEYTCPRPLPGTWIGDLPTIL; this is translated from the coding sequence GTTCTGTTGTGTGTGACAAGAGATTAGCGGGCCTCATCTTTCTCCAAGCCTCCTCCCTCTTGCTGTTGGGTTCTGGTGAAAGGATGTGCCCCTATAGCTGCAGCTGCGAGGGAAAGATCGTCCATTGTGAGTCAGCCGCCTTCCAGGACGTCCCAGAAAATATTTCTATCAGTTGCCAAGGTCTCTCCCTACGCTACAATGACCTGCACACAATGCTCCCCTATCAGTTTGCCCATCTTAACCAGCTACTCTGGCTGTACCTGGACCACAATCAAATCGCATTTGTGGATAGCCGTGCTTTCCAGGGTCTGCGACGGTTGAAGGAATTGATCTTGAGCTCTAATAGGATATCACAGCTTCATAACATCACTTTTCACGGAGCACCTAACCTCCGAAGTCTCGATCTCTCTTATAACAAGTTGCAGGAGCTGCAGCCAGGCCAGTTTTTTGGTCTTCGAAAACTGCAGAATCTGCACTTGCGTTCCAACGGGCTCACCACAATACCGGTCCGGGCCTTTTTAGAGTGCAGGAGCTTGGAGTTTCTGGACTTGGGTTATAATCGGCTTCGCATTGTCACTCGAACCGCGTTTTTGGGGTTATCTCGACTCATGGAACTCCACCTGGAACACAACCAGTTTTCGCGAATCAATTTCTTTCTCTTTCCTCGTCTTGTTAATCTTCGTGCCCTTTATCTACAATGGAACCGCATTCGAGCTGTAAATCAAGGCCTTCCGTGGAGCTGGTACACCTTGCAGAAACTTGACGTCTCTGGCAATGAGATACAGACACTAGATCCGGTAGTATTTCAGTGCCTACCTAATCTTCAGGTTCTCAACTTGGAGTCTAACAAACTGGCTAATGTGTCTCAGCAAGTTGTGGCCGCCTGGATTTCCCTAACAACTATTAGCCTTGCAGGTAACATGTGGGACTGTGGGCCAGGCATTTGTCCTCTCGTCATCTGGCTCAAGAATTTTAGAGGCACTAAGGACACTAGTATAATCTGCAGCAGTCCCAAGCAACTTCAAGGGGAAAAGGTTATGGAAGCTACAAAAAACTACATTGACTGTGATGATTATGAAATTACTGCTCAATCACCACTGTATCTCCATACCTTTGAACCAAATTTCGAGCTTACCTATGAACCAGATGAACCAACAATGGATCCTTCAACATCCCCTCCACCCCTGCCTTCACCTGCATCCGAGGCACCCATACTTCCTCAACTCCCCACCTTTCCCAGCCGTAAAAATACACATCCCAGAGACCCCCACTGGACATCCTCATCTTCCAATAGCTTATTAGTGACACCAGCTCCTGATCAGGACGTGTCTTTCCACAAAGTGGTGATGGGAGGTGTGGGACTGTTCCTCTGCGTGTCACTTGTGTTGTCAGTCATTTACATCTCCTGGAAACGTTACCCCGGTGCCACCAGGCTATTGCAGCAGAGTTCAGTTGTGGGTCGAAAGCGAAGGAAAAAGAGTCAGGAGCCAGAACAGAACCTGAGCTCCCAGCTCCAGGAATATTACATGAGCTACAACCCTGCAGCCACACCAGAAGCCATGGAGGTGCTGGGCAATGGGACAGGTACCTGCACCTGCACCATATCCGGCTCCAGGGACTGTGAG
- the lrrtm4l1 gene encoding leucine rich repeat transmembrane neuronal 4 like 1 isoform X2, which translates to MCPYSCSCEGKIVHCESAAFQDVPENISISCQGLSLRYNDLHTMLPYQFAHLNQLLWLYLDHNQIAFVDSRAFQGLRRLKELILSSNRISQLHNITFHGAPNLRSLDLSYNKLQELQPGQFFGLRKLQNLHLRSNGLTTIPVRAFLECRSLEFLDLGYNRLRIVTRTAFLGLSRLMELHLEHNQFSRINFFLFPRLVNLRALYLQWNRIRAVNQGLPWSWYTLQKLDVSGNEIQTLDPVVFQCLPNLQVLNLESNKLANVSQQVVAAWISLTTISLAGNMWDCGPGICPLVIWLKNFRGTKDTSIICSSPKQLQGEKVMEATKNYIDCDDYEITAQSPLYLHTFEPNFELTYEPDEPTMDPSTSPPPLPSPASEAPILPQLPTFPSRKNTHPRDPHWTSSSSNSLLVTPAPDQDVSFHKVVMGGVGLFLCVSLVLSVIYISWKRYPGATRLLQQSSVVGRKRRKKSQEPEQNLSSQLQEYYMSYNPAATPEAMEVLGNGTGTCTCTISGSRDCENEYTCPRPLPGTWIGDLPTIL; encoded by the coding sequence ATGTGCCCCTATAGCTGCAGCTGCGAGGGAAAGATCGTCCATTGTGAGTCAGCCGCCTTCCAGGACGTCCCAGAAAATATTTCTATCAGTTGCCAAGGTCTCTCCCTACGCTACAATGACCTGCACACAATGCTCCCCTATCAGTTTGCCCATCTTAACCAGCTACTCTGGCTGTACCTGGACCACAATCAAATCGCATTTGTGGATAGCCGTGCTTTCCAGGGTCTGCGACGGTTGAAGGAATTGATCTTGAGCTCTAATAGGATATCACAGCTTCATAACATCACTTTTCACGGAGCACCTAACCTCCGAAGTCTCGATCTCTCTTATAACAAGTTGCAGGAGCTGCAGCCAGGCCAGTTTTTTGGTCTTCGAAAACTGCAGAATCTGCACTTGCGTTCCAACGGGCTCACCACAATACCGGTCCGGGCCTTTTTAGAGTGCAGGAGCTTGGAGTTTCTGGACTTGGGTTATAATCGGCTTCGCATTGTCACTCGAACCGCGTTTTTGGGGTTATCTCGACTCATGGAACTCCACCTGGAACACAACCAGTTTTCGCGAATCAATTTCTTTCTCTTTCCTCGTCTTGTTAATCTTCGTGCCCTTTATCTACAATGGAACCGCATTCGAGCTGTAAATCAAGGCCTTCCGTGGAGCTGGTACACCTTGCAGAAACTTGACGTCTCTGGCAATGAGATACAGACACTAGATCCGGTAGTATTTCAGTGCCTACCTAATCTTCAGGTTCTCAACTTGGAGTCTAACAAACTGGCTAATGTGTCTCAGCAAGTTGTGGCCGCCTGGATTTCCCTAACAACTATTAGCCTTGCAGGTAACATGTGGGACTGTGGGCCAGGCATTTGTCCTCTCGTCATCTGGCTCAAGAATTTTAGAGGCACTAAGGACACTAGTATAATCTGCAGCAGTCCCAAGCAACTTCAAGGGGAAAAGGTTATGGAAGCTACAAAAAACTACATTGACTGTGATGATTATGAAATTACTGCTCAATCACCACTGTATCTCCATACCTTTGAACCAAATTTCGAGCTTACCTATGAACCAGATGAACCAACAATGGATCCTTCAACATCCCCTCCACCCCTGCCTTCACCTGCATCCGAGGCACCCATACTTCCTCAACTCCCCACCTTTCCCAGCCGTAAAAATACACATCCCAGAGACCCCCACTGGACATCCTCATCTTCCAATAGCTTATTAGTGACACCAGCTCCTGATCAGGACGTGTCTTTCCACAAAGTGGTGATGGGAGGTGTGGGACTGTTCCTCTGCGTGTCACTTGTGTTGTCAGTCATTTACATCTCCTGGAAACGTTACCCCGGTGCCACCAGGCTATTGCAGCAGAGTTCAGTTGTGGGTCGAAAGCGAAGGAAAAAGAGTCAGGAGCCAGAACAGAACCTGAGCTCCCAGCTCCAGGAATATTACATGAGCTACAACCCTGCAGCCACACCAGAAGCCATGGAGGTGCTGGGCAATGGGACAGGTACCTGCACCTGCACCATATCCGGCTCCAGGGACTGTGAG